A single Tuberibacillus sp. Marseille-P3662 DNA region contains:
- a CDS encoding LacI family DNA-binding transcriptional regulator — translation MGVTIKDIARMSGVSYSTVSKALNDSPLVKPETKEKILKASKELGYTPNFVARNLVSKKSKTIGLVWPTIERVALSSLVTQVNKAVEDNGYSMILSVNKMDAAIEMFKRFQVDGIIVFEEDWDSSIDPNNVSHMPILSYGVPEHHAYPAISANPQKAIFAAVDYLYQLGHTDITYIGHLSTSDRRQIEKYKGFETAIQAFGLNSEKPFSIDTKGLDWDHGYRAVKKHFAYKDKTTAIISGSYEISVGILHGIKELNLRVPQDISIMGYDNIPHMGILETPLSSVGVPLDQLSKQMVDMLLDLIENPATMATPFTHALEPQINDRGSCSDLKKRL, via the coding sequence ATGGGAGTGACCATAAAAGATATTGCACGGATGTCAGGTGTTAGCTACTCAACCGTTTCTAAAGCACTTAATGATAGCCCACTTGTCAAACCGGAAACAAAAGAAAAAATCTTAAAGGCATCTAAAGAATTAGGCTATACACCTAACTTTGTTGCCAGAAATCTAGTCTCTAAAAAAAGTAAAACGATCGGGCTTGTATGGCCAACGATTGAACGGGTTGCTTTATCGTCTTTGGTGACTCAGGTTAACAAAGCAGTTGAGGATAACGGTTATTCAATGATCTTATCGGTTAACAAAATGGATGCTGCGATTGAAATGTTCAAACGCTTTCAGGTTGATGGAATTATTGTTTTTGAAGAAGATTGGGATAGTTCCATTGATCCAAACAATGTTTCACATATGCCCATATTATCCTACGGGGTTCCAGAACACCATGCCTATCCCGCTATTTCTGCAAACCCTCAAAAGGCAATTTTTGCTGCTGTTGATTATTTATATCAATTGGGCCATACAGATATCACATATATTGGCCATTTGTCCACTTCTGATCGAAGACAAATTGAAAAATACAAAGGATTTGAAACGGCTATTCAAGCATTTGGTTTGAATTCAGAAAAACCATTTTCTATTGATACGAAAGGTTTAGATTGGGATCACGGTTACCGTGCCGTAAAAAAACACTTTGCGTATAAAGATAAGACGACGGCGATCATTAGTGGCAGCTACGAAATCAGTGTGGGAATATTACATGGTATCAAAGAATTAAATCTTCGTGTCCCTCAAGATATTTCTATCATGGGTTATGATAATATCCCACATATGGGGATTTTAGAAACCCCATTATCGAGTGTTGGGGTACCCCTTGACCAGTTATCTAAGCAAATGGTTGACATGTTGCTAGATCTTATCGAGAATCCCGCGACAATGGCAACACCATTTACACATGCCTTGGAACCACAAATTAATGATAGAGGGTCATGCAGTGACCTTAAAAAAAGGCTGTAA